In Afipia sp. GAS231, a single window of DNA contains:
- a CDS encoding citrate synthase family protein, whose translation MKKSAGLYLSAREASAELAISQATLYAYVSRGLIRSEPSQDSRSHRYRAEDVRTLKERRTPSPEPRGLRSFDADLPVLDSSVATITEDGPIYRGVNCVDLAERDTLEHAATLLWDVTGADPFEQDNCPSFSDEMRAVAEATRGANAIDRAIAVLALAAAADPRAFTRAPEGRAMVGGRIMRLLVATMLNAKSSPKPLHIQIARVWAPDHKHAADLIRRALVLLADHELNASTFTVRCAASTGLNLYDSVIAGLVALKGPKHGGAGVLAAQLLKTLAGGEVAPMIRERVALGERFAGFGHGVYKLGDPRAKALLEALARSGADRKFTHEIPERIAEATGEFVNIDYALAVLIHTLGLPPGHELVLFSMARTVGWIAHACEQLQHGKLIRPRARYIGPAPGRGAA comes from the coding sequence ATGAAAAAATCCGCCGGCCTCTATCTGTCCGCCCGCGAGGCCTCCGCCGAACTCGCGATCTCGCAGGCGACGCTTTATGCCTATGTCAGCCGCGGGCTGATCCGCTCCGAGCCGTCGCAGGATTCGCGCAGCCACCGCTATCGGGCCGAGGATGTCCGCACCCTGAAAGAGCGGCGGACGCCGTCGCCGGAACCGCGGGGGTTGCGAAGTTTCGACGCTGACCTGCCGGTGCTGGATTCGTCGGTCGCGACCATCACCGAGGACGGCCCGATCTATCGCGGCGTCAATTGCGTCGACCTCGCCGAGCGCGACACGCTGGAACATGCCGCGACGCTGTTGTGGGATGTCACCGGTGCCGATCCGTTCGAACAGGACAATTGCCCCAGCTTCTCCGACGAAATGCGCGCGGTGGCCGAAGCCACGCGCGGGGCCAATGCGATCGATCGCGCGATTGCCGTTCTGGCGCTCGCCGCCGCGGCCGATCCGCGCGCCTTCACCCGCGCGCCCGAGGGCCGCGCGATGGTCGGTGGCCGCATCATGCGCCTTCTGGTCGCGACCATGCTGAACGCGAAATCATCGCCAAAGCCGCTGCATATCCAGATCGCGCGGGTGTGGGCGCCGGACCACAAGCACGCCGCCGATCTGATCCGCCGCGCGTTGGTTCTGCTGGCCGATCACGAACTGAATGCCTCGACCTTCACGGTGCGCTGCGCGGCATCGACCGGCTTGAACCTCTATGATTCCGTTATTGCAGGCCTCGTCGCGCTGAAGGGCCCAAAACATGGCGGCGCCGGCGTGCTGGCGGCGCAGCTCCTGAAGACGCTGGCAGGTGGCGAGGTTGCGCCTATGATCCGCGAGCGCGTCGCGCTCGGCGAGCGTTTTGCGGGCTTCGGCCATGGCGTCTACAAGCTCGGCGATCCCCGCGCAAAAGCCCTGCTGGAGGCATTGGCGCGTTCGGGTGCGGATCGCAAATTCACCCACGAAATTCCGGAGCGGATAGCGGAGGCGACCGGTGAATTCGTCAATATCGACTATGCGCTCGCGGTGCTGATTCACACGCTCGGCCTCCCGCCCGGCCATGAACTGGTGCTGTTTTCGATGGCCCGCACGGTCGGCTGGATCGCGCATGCCTGCGAGCAATTGCAGCACGGAAAACTGATCCGGCCCCGCGCCCGCTATATCGGTCCGGCGCCGGGACGGGGCGCCGCCTGA
- a CDS encoding citrate synthase/methylcitrate synthase has protein sequence MNIRLSKTPIGLDGVPAAETVLSHVDGERGELIIAGERVGDLARKTGFEGVTARLWSGGTGQPIGEAAVRAALGAGRERAFARLPGLLGITRGLSVVDGFRAAIAGLRVEAGLTHEATIVGAFPVIAGALVQRSKGSDPVAPNPNASHAADTLSMMLGRKPDPGEVAALDAYFVTVCDHGMNASTFTTRVVASTQADLFAAVTAGYCALTGPLHGGAPEPVLEMLDAIGSAERIQPWVDSALARGERLMGFGHRVYRVRDPRADVLKHAIERLAGGGTDLPFASEVEAYIRSALRRKNPERPLDTNVEFFTAILLDTLKIPRQAFTPIFAVARAAGWTAHAREQQRGGRLIRPSSAYVGPMPE, from the coding sequence ATGAACATTCGACTGTCCAAGACCCCGATCGGCCTCGACGGCGTTCCCGCTGCCGAAACCGTGCTCAGCCATGTCGACGGCGAGCGCGGCGAACTGATCATTGCCGGCGAGCGCGTCGGCGACCTCGCCCGAAAAACCGGCTTCGAGGGCGTCACCGCCCGCCTATGGAGCGGCGGCACCGGCCAGCCGATCGGCGAGGCTGCGGTACGCGCCGCCCTGGGCGCCGGGCGCGAACGCGCCTTCGCACGGCTGCCGGGTCTGCTCGGCATCACCCGCGGGCTGTCGGTGGTCGACGGTTTCCGGGCGGCAATCGCCGGGCTGCGCGTAGAAGCCGGACTGACGCACGAAGCCACGATCGTCGGCGCATTTCCGGTGATCGCCGGCGCGCTGGTGCAGCGCTCAAAAGGCAGCGATCCGGTCGCGCCCAATCCTAACGCCAGCCATGCCGCCGACACGCTGTCGATGATGCTGGGCCGCAAGCCCGACCCCGGCGAGGTCGCAGCCCTCGACGCCTACTTCGTCACGGTGTGCGATCACGGCATGAACGCCTCGACATTTACGACCCGCGTCGTGGCCTCGACGCAGGCCGACCTGTTCGCAGCCGTGACCGCCGGCTACTGCGCATTGACCGGACCGCTGCACGGCGGCGCGCCGGAGCCGGTGCTGGAAATGCTGGATGCGATCGGATCGGCTGAGCGGATCCAGCCCTGGGTCGACAGCGCGCTGGCGCGCGGCGAGCGGCTGATGGGCTTTGGTCATCGCGTCTATCGCGTCCGCGATCCGCGCGCCGACGTGCTGAAGCACGCGATCGAACGGCTCGCCGGCGGCGGCACCGATTTGCCGTTCGCGAGCGAGGTCGAGGCCTATATTCGAAGCGCGCTGCGGCGGAAAAATCCGGAACGGCCGCTCGACACCAATGTGGAGTTCTTCACCGCGATCCTGCTCGACACGCTGAAAATCCCGCGGCAGGCGTTTACACCTATATTTGCGGTGGCGCGCGCCGCCGGCTGGACCGCACATGCCCGCGAGCAGCAGCGCGGCGGCAGGCTGATAAGGCCGAGTTCGGCCTATGTCGGGCCGATGCCGGAGTGA
- a CDS encoding J domain-containing protein — protein MPIDSSKFFDSIRIKPNKVSAKQQAQAREEAAMCEWAGCPNKGPHRAPKGRENSREYFHFCLNHVREYNQNYNFFQGMNADAVARYQKDALTGHRPTWKMGANTAGKKGKLAAEEMDGAADPFSMFSELNGRGRWRPGPGAEAKAETRKIMNAERKALQVMGLTAEATLEDVKAKYKALVKQHHPDANGGDRSTEDRLIEIIKAYNYLKTVVRGA, from the coding sequence ATGCCGATTGATTCATCCAAGTTCTTCGATTCCATTCGCATCAAGCCCAACAAGGTGAGTGCGAAGCAGCAGGCGCAGGCGCGCGAGGAAGCCGCCATGTGCGAGTGGGCGGGCTGCCCGAACAAGGGCCCGCACCGCGCGCCGAAGGGCCGCGAGAACTCGCGCGAGTATTTCCACTTCTGTCTCAATCACGTCCGCGAGTACAATCAGAACTACAATTTCTTCCAGGGCATGAATGCCGACGCCGTCGCGCGCTACCAGAAGGATGCGCTGACCGGCCACCGTCCGACCTGGAAGATGGGCGCCAATACCGCCGGCAAGAAGGGCAAGCTTGCCGCCGAGGAAATGGACGGCGCGGCCGATCCGTTCAGCATGTTCTCCGAGCTCAACGGGCGTGGCCGCTGGCGGCCCGGTCCGGGCGCTGAAGCCAAGGCCGAGACCCGCAAGATCATGAACGCCGAGCGCAAGGCGCTGCAGGTGATGGGCCTCACGGCGGAAGCGACGCTGGAAGACGTCAAGGCGAAGTACAAGGCGCTGGTCAAGCAGCACCATCCCGACGCCAATGGCGGCGACCGCTCCACCGAGGATCGCCTGATCGAGATCATCAAGGCGTATAATTATCTCAAGACCGTGGTCCGCGGCGCGTAG
- a CDS encoding BolA family transcriptional regulator, with protein MNTRDAIINKLREAFVPESLDVADESHLHEGHAGHRPGGETHFRVYIVSPAFEGKSRIERHRMVNTTLEAELKGSVHALAIKAQAPGEKQG; from the coding sequence ATGAACACCAGGGACGCTATCATAAACAAGTTGCGTGAAGCTTTCGTGCCGGAAAGCCTCGACGTTGCGGACGAATCGCATCTGCATGAGGGCCACGCCGGCCACAGGCCGGGCGGCGAGACACATTTCAGGGTTTATATCGTATCTCCGGCCTTCGAAGGGAAGAGCCGGATCGAACGTCACCGCATGGTGAATACGACCTTGGAGGCGGAACTCAAGGGCTCCGTCCACGCGCTGGCGATCAAGGCACAAGCTCCAGGCGAAAAGCAGGGCTAA
- a CDS encoding HlyC/CorC family transporter, which produces MDWFTFSIVIGCLLVSAFFSASETALTGASRASMLRLSKQGSREAGVVSSLFAMRERMIGALLLGNNIANIGASALATGIFTAWFGEVGVLYATGVMTVLVVIFAEVLPKTIAINAPDRVSLLVARPMKLVVYLLGPLLTVIEAVVVVLMKMLGIKIGANQPILSPTERLRGAVDLLHHEGKVEKQDRDMFGGLLDLRELQVSDVMVHRTEMVMINADLPPEDLVREVLATEYTRIPLWRDKPENIIGVLHAKDLLRAIRAAEGDTASIDVSTIALPPWFVPEMRPVSEQLKAFRRRKTHFALVVDEYGEVEGMVTLEDILEEIVGDISDEHDVVVAGVRAQPDGSVVVDGSVPIRDLNRAMDWHLPDEEATTVAGLVIHEARSIPDRGQSFTFHGFRFRVLRRERNRITALRIVQVPRDAEVEEKKPKRAGTAF; this is translated from the coding sequence TTGGACTGGTTTACCTTCTCGATCGTCATCGGATGTCTCCTGGTCTCCGCCTTTTTCTCGGCGAGCGAGACCGCGTTGACCGGTGCCTCGCGCGCCAGCATGTTGCGGCTTTCCAAGCAGGGCAGCCGCGAAGCCGGCGTGGTGTCCAGCCTGTTCGCGATGCGCGAGCGGATGATCGGCGCGCTGCTGCTCGGCAACAACATCGCCAATATCGGCGCCTCCGCGCTGGCTACCGGCATCTTCACCGCGTGGTTCGGTGAGGTCGGCGTGCTCTATGCGACCGGCGTGATGACGGTGCTGGTCGTGATCTTCGCCGAGGTATTGCCGAAGACCATTGCGATCAACGCGCCCGACCGGGTGTCGCTGCTGGTCGCCCGCCCGATGAAGCTCGTGGTCTATCTGCTCGGCCCACTGCTCACCGTGATCGAGGCTGTTGTCGTCGTGCTGATGAAAATGCTGGGCATCAAGATCGGTGCCAACCAGCCGATCCTGTCGCCGACCGAGCGTCTGCGCGGCGCGGTCGACCTGCTGCATCACGAGGGCAAGGTCGAGAAACAGGACCGCGATATGTTCGGCGGCCTGCTGGACCTGCGCGAGCTGCAGGTCTCCGACGTCATGGTTCACCGCACCGAAATGGTGATGATCAACGCCGACCTGCCGCCGGAGGATCTGGTGCGCGAGGTGCTGGCGACCGAATACACCCGCATTCCGCTGTGGCGCGACAAGCCGGAAAACATCATCGGCGTGCTGCACGCCAAGGATCTGCTGCGCGCGATCCGCGCCGCCGAAGGCGACACCGCCAGCATCGACGTCTCGACCATCGCGCTGCCGCCGTGGTTCGTGCCGGAAATGCGCCCGGTCTCCGAGCAACTCAAGGCGTTTCGCCGCCGCAAGACCCATTTCGCGCTGGTGGTCGACGAATACGGCGAAGTCGAAGGCATGGTGACGCTGGAAGACATCCTGGAGGAGATCGTCGGCGACATCTCCGACGAGCACGACGTGGTGGTGGCCGGCGTCCGCGCCCAGCCCGACGGCTCCGTGGTGGTCGACGGTTCGGTGCCGATCCGCGATCTCAATCGCGCGATGGACTGGCATCTGCCCGACGAAGAGGCAACGACGGTTGCAGGCCTCGTGATCCACGAGGCGCGCTCGATCCCCGACCGCGGCCAGAGCTTTACCTTCCACGGCTTCCGCTTCCGCGTGCTGCGCCGCGAGCGCAACCGTATCACCGCGCTGCGCATCGTTCAGGTGCCGCGCGACGCGGAGGTCGAGGAGAAGAAGCCGAAGCGGGCAGGGACGGCGTTTTAG
- the aroB gene encoding 3-dehydroquinate synthase — MTAPLKHSADITVDVALGDRAYDIVIGRDVLPSLGARVAALRPGVRTAIVTDRTVAKRWLEPTESSLAAAGIPTSRVIVEEGEGSKSYSGLEKVSEALIAAKIERNDLVIALGGGVVGDLAGFAASILRRGVDFVQVPTSLLAQVDSSVGGKTGINSPQGKNLLGAFHQPVLVIADTSVLDTLSPRQFRAGYAEVAKYGALGDEAFFAWLEANHADIFSGGAAREHAIATSCRAKAAIVSRDERETGERALLNLGHTFGHALEAATGFSDRLFHGEGVSVGMVLAAEFSAKLGMISEQDAARIERHLASVGLPTHLQDIAGFAQEGLADADALLALMAQDKKVKRGKPTFILLEAVGRAVIANDVEPSLVRDFLKAKLAKA; from the coding sequence ATGACTGCGCCACTGAAACATTCCGCCGATATCACGGTCGACGTCGCCCTCGGCGACCGCGCCTATGACATCGTCATCGGCCGCGACGTGCTGCCGTCGCTCGGCGCGCGCGTCGCCGCGTTGCGGCCGGGCGTGCGAACCGCCATCGTCACCGATCGCACCGTTGCGAAGCGCTGGCTGGAGCCAACCGAAAGCTCGCTGGCAGCCGCCGGCATCCCGACCTCGCGCGTCATCGTCGAGGAAGGCGAGGGGTCGAAAAGCTATTCGGGTCTGGAAAAGGTCAGCGAAGCGCTGATCGCGGCGAAGATCGAGCGCAACGATCTCGTCATCGCGCTCGGCGGCGGCGTGGTCGGCGATCTCGCCGGCTTCGCGGCGTCGATCCTGCGCCGCGGCGTCGATTTCGTGCAGGTGCCGACCTCGCTATTGGCGCAGGTGGATTCCTCCGTCGGCGGCAAGACCGGTATCAATTCGCCGCAGGGCAAGAACCTGCTTGGCGCGTTTCACCAGCCGGTGCTGGTCATCGCCGACACCTCCGTGCTCGACACGCTGTCGCCGCGCCAGTTCCGCGCCGGCTATGCCGAAGTCGCCAAATACGGCGCGCTCGGCGACGAGGCGTTCTTCGCCTGGCTCGAAGCCAACCATGCCGATATCTTTTCCGGCGGCGCGGCGCGCGAGCACGCGATCGCAACGTCGTGCCGGGCCAAGGCGGCGATCGTGTCGCGCGACGAGCGCGAAACCGGCGAGCGCGCCCTGCTCAATCTCGGCCACACCTTCGGCCACGCGCTGGAAGCGGCGACCGGCTTTTCCGATCGCCTGTTCCACGGCGAAGGCGTATCCGTCGGCATGGTGCTGGCGGCGGAATTCTCCGCAAAGCTCGGCATGATCTCCGAGCAGGACGCCGCCCGGATCGAACGCCACCTTGCTTCGGTCGGCCTGCCGACCCATTTGCAGGATATCGCGGGTTTTGCCCAGGAAGGGCTGGCCGATGCCGATGCGCTGCTGGCGCTGATGGCGCAGGACAAGAAGGTCAAGCGCGGCAAACCGACCTTCATCCTGCTCGAGGCGGTCGGCCGCGCGGTGATCGCCAACGATGTCGAGCCGTCATTGGTCCGTGATTTTCTAAAGGCCAAACTGGCCAAAGCGTGA
- a CDS encoding shikimate kinase, which yields MSETAAQAPASTPQEAEITAALGARSIVLVGMMGAGKSTIGRRLAARLRLPFLDADIEIEAAHAGMTIPEIFAVHGEPYFRDGEARVIARLLDNGPAVIATGGGAFMREETRNRIRDKAVSIWLKADADVIMKRVKRRADRPLLQTEDPAATISRLLEAREPVYQSADLTIWSRDVPHDRIVDECIEALRARLGVGVAAAQPTPDGISATP from the coding sequence ATGTCCGAGACCGCCGCCCAGGCACCCGCCAGTACCCCTCAGGAGGCCGAGATCACGGCCGCCTTGGGAGCGCGTTCGATCGTGCTGGTGGGCATGATGGGGGCCGGCAAATCCACCATCGGCCGGCGGCTGGCGGCGCGGCTGCGGTTGCCGTTTCTCGACGCCGACATCGAGATCGAGGCGGCACATGCCGGAATGACGATTCCGGAAATTTTCGCGGTTCATGGCGAGCCGTATTTTAGGGATGGCGAGGCGCGGGTGATCGCGCGGCTGCTCGACAATGGACCGGCGGTGATCGCGACCGGCGGCGGCGCCTTCATGCGCGAGGAAACCCGCAACCGCATTCGCGACAAGGCGGTGTCGATCTGGCTCAAGGCCGACGCCGACGTCATCATGAAGCGCGTCAAACGTCGTGCCGACCGGCCGCTGCTGCAGACCGAGGATCCGGCAGCGACCATTAGCCGTCTGCTCGAAGCGCGCGAGCCGGTCTATCAGAGCGCCGACCTGACGATCTGGTCGCGCGACGTGCCGCACGACCGGATCGTCGACGAATGTATCGAGGCCCTGCGCGCCCGGCTGGGTGTCGGCGTAGCGGCAGCTCAACCAACACCGGACGGGATCAGCGCCACGCCATGA
- a CDS encoding histidine kinase, with the protein MPSLFRFLTVVGVIAGVIYGAIFALANFVNPKPREMTVTIPADKFLKK; encoded by the coding sequence ATGCCAAGTCTGTTCCGCTTTCTGACGGTCGTCGGCGTGATCGCCGGGGTGATCTACGGCGCGATTTTCGCGCTGGCCAATTTCGTCAATCCAAAGCCGCGGGAAATGACCGTCACCATCCCCGCAGACAAGTTCCTCAAGAAATAG